The Fulvivirga ligni genome window below encodes:
- a CDS encoding glycogen/starch synthase → MSKLRILYVASEINPFLKTSEVAEFVRKLPQAMQEKGMEIRILVPRFGLINERKNRLHEVVRLSGINIAVGDEEKPLIIKVASIPNAKLQVYFIDNEDYFHRKYVFHDKENNFYEDNDERAIFFCKGVIETVRKLGWTPDIVHCNDWMTSLIPLYLKTTYKNDPLFKDAKTVFSVYNNSFKHKFNNDLLDKVKMMDIEDSMLANLQSADYYGFIKLAMEFSDAVIQTEEDESLSNLFDKTEEKKIETIEQDENFTDSYYNLYNELVG, encoded by the coding sequence ATGTCAAAACTTCGTATTCTTTATGTAGCCAGTGAAATCAATCCTTTCTTAAAAACATCAGAAGTAGCTGAGTTTGTAAGGAAATTACCACAGGCTATGCAAGAGAAAGGGATGGAAATCAGAATTCTGGTTCCGAGGTTCGGATTGATAAATGAAAGAAAAAATCGCCTGCACGAGGTTGTACGACTTTCAGGAATCAACATTGCTGTTGGTGACGAAGAGAAACCTTTAATTATCAAAGTTGCATCTATACCTAATGCTAAACTTCAGGTATACTTTATTGATAATGAAGATTATTTCCACAGAAAATATGTTTTCCATGATAAAGAAAATAATTTCTATGAGGATAATGATGAGAGGGCAATATTTTTCTGTAAAGGCGTTATAGAGACCGTAAGGAAACTAGGCTGGACTCCTGACATTGTTCATTGCAATGACTGGATGACAAGCTTAATTCCTCTATATTTGAAAACAACTTATAAAAATGATCCGTTGTTCAAAGACGCGAAAACTGTATTTTCGGTTTACAACAACAGCTTCAAACATAAGTTTAACAATGATCTGCTAGACAAAGTAAAAATGATGGACATTGAAGATAGCATGTTAGCTAACTTACAGTCTGCAGATTATTATGGATTTATTAAACTAGCAATGGAATTCTCTGATGCTGTTATTCAAACGGAAGAAGATGAGTCTCTGAGCAACTTGTTTGATAAAACCGAAGAAAAGAAAATTGAGACAATAGAACAAGACGAAAATTTTACGGACTCTTATTATAACTTATATAATGAACTTGTGGGCTAG
- a CDS encoding DUF4270 family protein has translation MLLSALLFFSCEEDLSTVGLPPDNNLGIFFAELPLNDQLSTIWVDSLNTRGKSIISVGQANDPYFGHIEAKNYSEVSLPALNPGASFDESATFDSLVVELRVNGLYGPNDAPVNVEVYRIEESIELVDGDEEAIYFSSASEQAIGEKLGQATFNFVSDSVNLLFGETTLDEDIPADSTIKANYYDTDERYIYMKQIKLDNSFGQSFFDRIKSEDDIFGDSVDQYIDYFKGLAFSSTSGNSIPSFEISSFSGMKFYYSELDTAGNKQTKVLRFAFSTARSYNNYTPNKNQGWSGSSFEINSFYTPVIDDEYVYAQGGTGILPVIDLSYLRNFTESDTAKNAVIQRAQIIIKNIIDLNNYDAPSQLSFYLTSPDKLAQGNYSASAIGHSLSPSQPLVAIYDAELRGYVADIPRYLRDLDLNLVDYDQVVIVPSNLTTNLRRFVVSKDDVSLHLYYTKPDVSQ, from the coding sequence ATGTTACTTTCAGCCCTCCTATTTTTTTCATGCGAAGAAGACCTTTCTACTGTAGGACTCCCCCCCGATAATAATTTGGGGATTTTTTTTGCAGAACTTCCTCTTAACGATCAGTTATCTACCATATGGGTTGATAGTTTAAACACCAGAGGAAAATCAATAATATCAGTAGGCCAAGCCAATGACCCATATTTTGGTCACATTGAAGCCAAAAACTATTCTGAGGTATCACTACCTGCACTAAATCCAGGAGCCAGCTTTGACGAATCTGCAACCTTCGATTCATTAGTAGTAGAGCTAAGAGTAAATGGGCTCTATGGGCCTAATGATGCTCCCGTTAATGTTGAAGTATACCGTATTGAAGAATCTATAGAATTAGTAGACGGGGATGAGGAAGCTATCTACTTTTCCTCCGCTTCGGAACAAGCTATTGGAGAAAAATTAGGGCAAGCAACATTTAACTTTGTATCTGATTCAGTAAACCTTCTATTTGGGGAAACTACCTTAGATGAAGATATTCCAGCTGACTCTACAATAAAAGCGAATTACTACGATACTGACGAGCGATACATCTACATGAAGCAAATAAAGCTAGACAATAGCTTTGGACAATCTTTCTTTGATAGGATTAAAAGTGAAGATGATATTTTTGGAGATTCGGTTGATCAATACATTGACTACTTCAAAGGTCTTGCTTTTTCCAGCACATCAGGCAATAGTATTCCTTCATTTGAAATTTCATCATTTTCAGGAATGAAATTTTACTATAGTGAACTAGATACTGCCGGAAATAAACAAACTAAAGTATTAAGGTTTGCATTTAGCACTGCTCGCTCATATAATAACTATACCCCAAATAAAAACCAGGGTTGGTCAGGGTCCTCATTTGAGATCAACTCATTTTATACTCCAGTTATTGATGACGAATATGTTTATGCTCAGGGCGGAACAGGAATTCTGCCAGTAATAGACCTTTCATATCTTAGAAATTTCACAGAATCTGATACAGCGAAAAACGCAGTAATACAACGTGCTCAGATAATTATTAAGAATATCATAGATCTTAATAATTATGATGCTCCAAGCCAGTTATCTTTCTATCTTACTAGCCCAGATAAACTAGCTCAGGGTAATTACAGTGCCTCTGCTATCGGACATTCTCTGTCACCTTCACAACCTTTGGTAGCCATTTATGATGCTGAGTTGAGAGGATATGTTGCTGACATACCCCGCTATTTGAGAGATTTAGACCTGAATCTAGTAGACTATGATCAAGTAGTTATTGTTCCTAGTAACCTTACTACTAATCTTCGTAGATTTGTTGTAAGCAAAGATGATGTTAGCCTTCATCTTTACTATACAAAACCAGACGTTAGCCAGTAA
- the glmS gene encoding glutamine--fructose-6-phosphate transaminase (isomerizing), producing the protein MCGIVAYVGSRKAHEVIIKGLKRLEYRGYDSAGIALLNDGLNIYKKKGRVIDLEETLEKDKLDSTIGIGHTRWATHGEPNDANAHPHYSHSKNLAIIHNGIIENYSSLKQELMNKGHKFLSDTDSEVFIHFIEDIQVNNNCSLVEAVRLALTKVVGAYAIVIMSKDNPDMLIAARKGSPLVIGVGKDEFFLASDATPIIEYTNEVVYLNDYEIAVIDNNELSLKNTQDVSSTPYIQTLDMELEAIEKGGYEHFMLKEIFEQPKSIGDCMRGRLSAKDGRLVLGGIREYANKLVNAERIIIVACGTSWHAGLVAEYFIEEYCRIPVEVEYASEFRYRNPVIKEGDVVFAISQSGETADTLAAIELAKSKGAIIFGVCNVVGSSISRVSHEGAYTHAGPEIGVASTKAFTAQLTVLNMIALRVAHQKGTITDRRFRELLVELENIPAKVEKALKLDSQIKEISELFKDARNFLYLGRGYNFPVALEGALKLKEISYIHAEGYPAAEMKHGPIALIDEEMPVVFIATRDSSYDKVVSNIQEVKARKGKVIAVVTEGDALIPQMAEFVIEVPKTDEALMPMVSVIPLQLLSYHIAVMRGCNVDQPRNLAKSVTVE; encoded by the coding sequence ATGTGTGGAATCGTTGCATATGTGGGGTCCAGAAAAGCCCATGAAGTAATTATAAAAGGACTTAAGAGGTTAGAATACCGTGGATATGATAGTGCAGGTATTGCATTATTAAATGACGGTTTGAATATATATAAAAAGAAGGGTCGTGTTATTGATCTGGAGGAAACTCTGGAAAAAGATAAGCTAGATAGCACAATAGGTATAGGACACACCAGATGGGCCACTCACGGTGAACCTAATGATGCCAATGCTCACCCTCACTATTCTCACTCTAAGAACCTTGCCATTATTCACAATGGTATTATTGAAAACTATAGCTCTTTAAAACAAGAGTTAATGAACAAAGGTCACAAGTTTTTAAGTGACACTGATTCAGAAGTTTTCATTCATTTCATTGAAGACATTCAAGTAAACAATAACTGCTCTCTAGTAGAAGCAGTGAGATTAGCTCTTACCAAAGTAGTTGGGGCTTATGCTATTGTTATCATGTCTAAAGACAACCCAGACATGCTTATTGCAGCAAGAAAGGGAAGTCCATTAGTAATCGGAGTAGGTAAAGATGAATTCTTCCTGGCTTCTGATGCTACACCAATCATTGAGTATACTAACGAAGTCGTGTACTTAAATGATTATGAAATAGCTGTTATCGATAACAACGAGCTTTCGCTTAAAAATACTCAGGACGTATCAAGTACTCCATATATCCAAACTTTAGACATGGAATTAGAAGCCATTGAAAAAGGTGGGTATGAGCACTTTATGCTTAAAGAGATTTTCGAACAGCCTAAGTCTATCGGTGACTGTATGCGTGGCAGGTTAAGCGCAAAAGATGGCAGATTAGTCTTAGGTGGTATTAGAGAATACGCCAACAAACTAGTGAATGCGGAGCGTATCATCATAGTAGCATGTGGTACATCATGGCATGCTGGACTAGTGGCCGAATACTTCATAGAAGAATATTGCAGAATACCAGTAGAGGTAGAATATGCATCGGAATTCAGATATAGAAACCCGGTAATAAAAGAAGGTGATGTAGTTTTCGCCATTTCTCAATCAGGAGAAACTGCGGATACACTTGCAGCAATTGAACTTGCCAAGTCTAAAGGAGCCATCATCTTTGGTGTTTGTAATGTGGTAGGATCATCTATTTCAAGAGTTTCTCATGAAGGAGCCTATACTCACGCCGGACCAGAAATTGGTGTAGCTAGTACCAAGGCATTTACAGCTCAGCTTACTGTGCTTAATATGATTGCACTTCGTGTGGCACATCAAAAAGGTACTATTACTGACAGAAGATTTAGAGAGCTACTTGTAGAGCTTGAAAACATTCCTGCTAAAGTAGAGAAGGCCTTAAAACTAGATAGTCAGATTAAAGAAATTTCTGAGCTTTTCAAAGATGCCAGAAACTTCTTATATCTAGGTAGAGGGTATAACTTCCCTGTAGCTCTTGAAGGTGCTTTAAAGCTAAAAGAGATCAGCTACATCCATGCTGAGGGTTATCCTGCAGCAGAGATGAAGCACGGACCTATTGCCTTGATAGATGAGGAGATGCCGGTAGTATTTATTGCTACCAGAGATAGCTCTTACGATAAAGTAGTTTCTAATATTCAAGAAGTGAAGGCTCGTAAAGGTAAAGTTATCGCTGTGGTAACTGAGGGAGATGCACTTATACCTCAAATGGCCGAGTTTGTAATAGAAGTTCCAAAAACTGATGAAGCACTGATGCCTATGGTATCGGTAATTCCTTTACAGCTTTTATCATATCACATTGCTGTTATGAGAGGCTGTAACGTAGATCAGCCAAGAAACCTGGCTAAATCAGTTACTGTAGAATAA
- the panC gene encoding pantoate--beta-alanine ligase produces the protein MPFFHIFYDEKLTFAAIQNVLMEVFKEIFPLKSYLKEGRKSGMSIGLVPTMGALHQGHLALIDESLKEADLTVATIFVNPTQFNNADDLEKYPRTLEADLKMLEQRGCHAVFVPSVEQMYPNLPELQFNFGKLESVMEGAFRPGHFNGVGVVVSKLFNIVQPDYAYFGQKDLQQYMIVNRLVDDLSFGLQLRRVPIYREDDGLAMSSRNRRLSEDGKKQALALYKSLQLAETMLKAGDSPADVQVAVEKLFDSHEVKIEYIEIVGLDTLEPVKNISDAGTVAVCVAGYVEDVRLIDNVIIKLDF, from the coding sequence TTGCCATTTTTCCATATATTCTATGATGAAAAACTTACTTTTGCCGCCATTCAAAATGTACTCATGGAGGTTTTTAAGGAGATTTTTCCGTTAAAAAGTTACTTAAAAGAGGGGCGAAAAAGTGGTATGTCTATTGGGCTTGTTCCTACAATGGGAGCCTTGCATCAAGGGCACCTTGCCCTGATAGATGAAAGCCTTAAAGAGGCCGATTTAACTGTAGCCACTATTTTCGTTAATCCCACTCAATTTAATAACGCTGATGATCTGGAAAAGTACCCCAGAACGCTGGAAGCTGACCTGAAAATGCTTGAGCAGCGCGGTTGTCATGCGGTTTTTGTGCCATCAGTAGAGCAGATGTATCCTAATTTGCCTGAGTTACAATTTAACTTCGGAAAGTTGGAATCTGTGATGGAGGGTGCCTTCCGTCCTGGGCACTTCAACGGTGTTGGAGTAGTAGTGTCCAAACTCTTCAATATTGTACAGCCGGATTATGCCTATTTTGGTCAGAAGGATCTGCAACAGTATATGATTGTTAATAGGTTGGTGGATGATCTTAGCTTTGGGCTTCAACTCCGTAGAGTTCCTATTTATAGAGAGGATGATGGTCTTGCCATGTCTTCAAGAAATAGACGCTTAAGCGAAGATGGTAAGAAACAGGCTTTAGCTTTATATAAATCTCTTCAGCTAGCGGAGACAATGTTGAAAGCAGGTGACAGCCCTGCCGATGTGCAGGTAGCAGTTGAAAAGCTGTTTGATTCTCATGAAGTAAAAATTGAGTACATAGAAATAGTAGGCCTAGATACCTTAGAGCCAGTTAAAAACATTTCAGATGCCGGAACCGTTGCCGTATGTGTGGCTGGGTATGTGGAAGATGTTAGGTTAATTGACAATGTTATTATTAAATTAGATTTCTGA